The Candidatus Poribacteria bacterium genome includes the window GGGAATAGTTTTGCATTACGCTGTATAAACCTGTGATGCAGCGTGAACAGCCGTGCCACGCGCCACGCTGTGCCCTGACGCAATCAGAAGTTTCTCCAACGCACTCAGCACAAGCATAACGTTTCGTTCATTTGAGGATTCACCCATCAGCCCAATTCGCCACGCCTTTCCAGCAAAGATACCCAAGCCTGCACCGATTTCTATGCCGTAGTCCGTGATGAGGCGTTTCCGAATCGTCGTATCGTCTATGCCGTCAGGAATACGTAATGTAGTGAGCATCGGTGCGCGGTAGCCTTCTTCGGCTGCAGGTTGCAGACCGATCGCTTTTGCTCCGGCGAGGAGTGCGCGGGCGTTGTGCACATGCCGTTTATAGCGGACATCCAATCCCTCTTCCAAGACAACGCGCAATGCTTCCCGCAAGGCGTAGATGAGGGATATTGAAACAGTGTGATGATAACGCCGCTTTTCCTTTTCACCGTGCCAATAGTTTTCGAGGAGCGTCATATCGAGATAGAAACTCTGGATAGGCGTTTTTCGGTTCCGAATCACCGCAACGGCACGATCACTGAAACTGATCGGTGAGAGGCCGGGCGGACCGGCGAGACATTTTTGGGTACAACTATATGCAATATCAATGCCGAGAGCATCCATATCTACGGGTTGTCCTCCGAGACTGGTCACACAATCTGCGAGGAAAAGGGCACCACTTTGATGGGCAATCTCAACGGCATCTTTCAGGGGTTGCAGGATACCAGTAGAGGTCTCCCCGTGTACCAACGCAACCAATTTTGGGGTAGACACTTTCCCAACGGCTTCAGCGATTTTTTCGGCAGAGATGTGTGTGCCCCATTCCGCTTCTACCCTTGTCACCACACCACCGCATCGAGTGGCGATATCGGCTATTCGCTCGCCAAAATACCCTTTGACCCCAACAACGACACCATCACCGGGTTCGACAACGTTGGCAAGCGCGGCTTCCATGCCGGCGGTCCCCGTACCGGAGACTGGGAGCGTCAACCTGTTTTCAGTTCCAAAGACCCGGCGGAGCAGCCCAACCGTGTCATCCATCACTTGGACAAATTCGGTATCTAAATACCCCAACATCGGGGTTGTCATCGCTTTAAGAACCCGCGCGTTGGCTTCGCTCGGTCCTGGACCGAGTAGCACGCGCGGTGACACTATTAATTCATCATACACTTTTTAATTTTCCTTTTTTAATTTTTCCTTGCGGAT containing:
- a CDS encoding alanine--glyoxylate aminotransferase family protein, with product MYDELIVSPRVLLGPGPSEANARVLKAMTTPMLGYLDTEFVQVMDDTVGLLRRVFGTENRLTLPVSGTGTAGMEAALANVVEPGDGVVVGVKGYFGERIADIATRCGGVVTRVEAEWGTHISAEKIAEAVGKVSTPKLVALVHGETSTGILQPLKDAVEIAHQSGALFLADCVTSLGGQPVDMDALGIDIAYSCTQKCLAGPPGLSPISFSDRAVAVIRNRKTPIQSFYLDMTLLENYWHGEKEKRRYHHTVSISLIYALREALRVVLEEGLDVRYKRHVHNARALLAGAKAIGLQPAAEEGYRAPMLTTLRIPDGIDDTTIRKRLITDYGIEIGAGLGIFAGKAWRIGLMGESSNERNVMLVLSALEKLLIASGHSVARGTAVHAASQVYTA